A part of Carettochelys insculpta isolate YL-2023 chromosome 1, ASM3395843v1, whole genome shotgun sequence genomic DNA contains:
- the LOC142007624 gene encoding olfactory receptor 52E4-like: protein MAAFNFTHHDPSTFILMGIPGLEAAHIWISIPFSTCYIIGLMGNLMVMFVVGKEQTLQKPMYLLLCMLALTDIGISTSVVLKALCIFWFNLKGITVGGCLTQMFFLHMLSVMQSSILVAMAFDRYVAICNPLRYATILANGRIAILGFMGLIRAVLYILPLPLLLSRLPFCANHVIPHTYCEHMAVAKISCGDITVNKTYGLVLVLVVIGFDVMLIVLSYMLIIMAVLRISSKKAHQKALNTCTAHICVMLISYISCLFSNLTYRFGQGVSPHVHIILANLYLIVPPMLNPIIYGVKTKELREKVCKYTRRRTLPLATHFN, encoded by the coding sequence ATGGCAGCTTTCAACTTCACTCACCATGACCCATCAACATTCATCCTAATGGGTATCCCTGGCctggaagctgcccacatctggatttccatccctttttcTACATGCTACATTATTGGCCTGATGGGGAATCTCATGGTTATGTTTGTTGTAGGCAAAGAACAGACCCTGCAAAAGCCAatgtacctgctgctctgcatgttgGCCCTCACAGATATCGGCATATCTACCTCAGTTGTCCTGAAagcactgtgtatattttggttcaatttgAAAGGCATTACTGTtggtggctgcctcacccagatgttcttccttcACATGCTTTCTGTTATGCAGTCCAGCATCCTTGTGGcaatggcctttgatcgctatgTTGCCATATGTAATCCTCTGAGATATGCCACAATACTCGCCAATGGACGAATAGCTATCTTAGGGTTCATGGGTTTAATAAGAGCTGTTCTATATATTCTGCCCCTGCCGCTGCTTCTGAGCAGGCTGCCATTCTGTGCCAACCACGTGATACCTCACACATACTGTGAGCACATGGCTGTGGCAAAAATATCATGTGGGGACATCACAGTCAACAAGACATATGGCTTGGTGTTAGTGTTAGTAGTCATTGGGTTTGATGTGATGCTCATTGTTTTGTCTTACATGCTGATCATAATGGCTGTCCTCCGAATCTCCTCCAAGAAAGCCCACCAGAAAGCCCTCAATACCTGTACAGCCCACATCTGTGTGATGCTGATTTCTTATATTTCCTGCCTCTTTTCCAACCTGACATACAGGTTTGGTCAGGGAGTCTCTCCCCATGTTCACATCATCTTGGCCAACCTCTATTTAATCGTCCCCCCCATGCTGAATCCTATCATTTATGGGGTgaaaaccaaagagcttcgtgaGAAAGTGTGCAAATACACTCGCCGAAGGACATTGCCTTTGGCTACTCATTTTAATTAG
- the LOC142007625 gene encoding olfactory receptor 52P1-like, whose amino-acid sequence MAIDRYIAICHPLRYATILTNGRLAKLGLMGLIRAVSYTLPMPLLLSKLPFCANHMIPNTYCEYMSVAKISCGDITVNKVYGLVAVILVIGCDMMVIGLSYTLILMAVLQISSKKAHHKALNTCIAHICVILVSYSSCLFSNLMHRYGQGMSPPIHIIMSNVYFIIPPTLNPVIYGLKTKELREKVGKHICKR is encoded by the coding sequence ATGGCCATTGATCGTTACATTGCCATATGTCATCCTCTGAGATatgccaccatcctcaccaatgGAAGACTAGCTAAGCTAGGACTCATGGGTTTGATAAGAGCTGTTTCATATACTCTGCCCATGCCCCTACTCCTGAGCAAGCTGCCATTCTGTGCCAACCACATGATCCCTAACACATACTGTGAGTACATGTCTGTGGCAAAGATATCATGTGGGGACATCACTGTCAACAAAGTATATGGCTTGGTGGCTGTGATTCTAGTCATTGGGTGTGATATGATGGTCATTGGTCTCTCTTACACTCTGATCTTAATGGCCGTCCTCCAAATCTCCTCTAAGAAAGCCCACCATAAAGCTCTCAACACCTGCATAGCCCACATCTGTGTGATTCTGGTGTCTTATAGTTCCTGCCTCTTCTCCAACCTGATGCACCGGTACGGTCAGGGCATGTCTCCCCCCATTCACATCATCATGTCCAATGTCTATTTCATCATCCCCCCCACGCTGAACCCTGTCATTTATGGGCTCAAAACCAAAGAACTTCGTGAGAAAGTTGGTAAACACATCTGCAAGAGGTGA